The nucleotide sequence TAAGCAATGCTGTTGCAGACGGTGCTGAAACTTACACTTCTGAGCAAGTTCGTACCTCTATTTTGGAAAGAAAAAAGTTGATTTTAAAGAAATAGAATTCGTAACATCCGTGTGCCATTAATTCAATTATTGAAAAAATTACTTCTCCACTTTTTCTAAATATTCCAGTTTGGTTTTCGTTAAAACGAGTTGGTATTGTTTTTATTCTTTATTATGCATATTCCTAAAATAATCAATTTTATAAAAGAACATTTCGGCCATATTGAACGCTCTTAATTTGGCTTCATCAGCAATGGCACCAGCGAACAAATGATCAACGGTAGCCGTGAAAATTTCCATCCAGCGATTAAAATGTTCTTTCTCTACTGGTAAATGTTTGTGTGGAGGAAACGGACTCCCAGAATACGTATGAACTTCTAATAGAATGGTTTGCCAAAAACGGTACATTTTTTCCAGATGTTCTGGCCAGCGGTCACGTATTTTGTCATTAAAAACAGGGCCTATTAACGGGTCTTGCTGTACTTTGTCATAAAACGTATTAACTAGGAGTTTGATGTCGTCTAGGGTAGTAATATCATGTGTAGGCATACTGTTGTTTTAATTTGATGTTGCAAAAACAATTATAAGGTATTGGGAAATAATAGTTTACTGAAATAACTTCTTTTGTGTCGAAAATGAAATGATTAAACTCTTAGGATTTGAAATTTGTGTCAATTTCCATTCAAGAATTAAGTTGATAAAGAGATTAATATGCGAATTAGCGGTACTAAAAAATCGGTTACCCAATCAACTGCGTGAATAAATCGGGCATTTCGTTTAGGTATTTGTACTCAAAACCTTTGCTGGTCATGTTGTTTTTGATGGCTTGAATATCATTTCTGTTTTTTAATTCTAAACCTACGACAACTGTACCCACTTCTCGATTGTTTTTTTTGTTATATTG is from Flavobacterium sp. NG2 and encodes:
- a CDS encoding group III truncated hemoglobin; amino-acid sequence: MPTHDITTLDDIKLLVNTFYDKVQQDPLIGPVFNDKIRDRWPEHLEKMYRFWQTILLEVHTYSGSPFPPHKHLPVEKEHFNRWMEIFTATVDHLFAGAIADEAKLRAFNMAEMFFYKIDYFRNMHNKE